The proteins below come from a single Miscanthus floridulus cultivar M001 chromosome 1, ASM1932011v1, whole genome shotgun sequence genomic window:
- the LOC136470583 gene encoding auxin-responsive protein SAUR40-like: protein MAWKRKNGSGSPGRAGSGGAYEEEKVPRGHVPMVAGGGGVDGEEGERVLVPVRLLSDPSVAELLDMAAQRYGYGQPGVLRVPCDAGHFRQVLDGAMQRCGISSAA, encoded by the coding sequence ATGGCGTGGAAGAGGAAGAACGGCAGCGGGTCGCCCGGGCGCGCGGGGTCCGGCGGCGCCTACGAGGAGGAGAAGGTCCCGAGAGGGCACGTGCCCAtggtcgccggcggcggcggggtcgACGGAGAGGAAGGCGAGCGGGTGCTGGTGCCAGTGCGGCTGCTCAGCGACCCTTCCGTCGCGGAGCTGCTGGACATGGCGGCGCAGCGGTACGGGTACGGCCAGCCGGGCGTGCTGCGGGTGCCCTGCGACGCCGGCCACTTCCGCCAGGTCCTCGACGGCGCCATGCAGAGGTGCGGCATCAGCTCAGCAGCCTGA